A portion of the Punica granatum isolate Tunisia-2019 chromosome 7, ASM765513v2, whole genome shotgun sequence genome contains these proteins:
- the LOC116213831 gene encoding UDP-glucuronate 4-epimerase 6, translated as MASPPDTSKTAYKLERYNSYIRRVNSTKLLNASSKLLFRATLLVALVLVFFFTLNYPPLSSSPDGRPPRHSFLSYSAFSSPAGSAAVGGAAWEKQVRHSSTPRRPNGFSILVTGAAGFVGAHCSLALKKRGDGVLGLDNFNNYYDPSLKRSRQALLAKHQIFIIEGDLNDGLLLTKLLDVVPFTHVLHLAAQAGVRYAMQNPQSYVSSNIAGFVNLLEVAKKANPQPSIVWASSSSVYGLNTENPFSESHCTDQPASLYAATKKAGEEIAHTYNHIYGLSLTGLRFFTVYGPWGRPDMAYFFFTKDILQGKQIDVYQTQDEKEVARDFTYIDDVVKGCLGALDTAEKSTGSGGKKRGQAQLRVYNLGNTSPVPVGRLVSILEGLLNTKAKKHVIKMPRNGDVPFTHANVSLAYRDFGYKPTTDLATGLRKFVKWYVNYYGIQSKVKKDIDSTTSNNESN; from the exons ATGGCTTCCCCGCCCGACACGAGCAAGACGGCGTACAAGCTCGAGCGCTACAACAGCTACATCCGCCGTGTCAACAGCACGAAGCTCCTAAACGCCTCGTCGAAGCTCCTCTTCCGTGCCACCCTCCTCGTCGCCCTCGtcctcgtcttcttcttcactcTCAACTACCCGcccctctcctcctcccccgACGGCCGCCCTCCCCGCCACTCCTTCCTGTCCTACTCGGCCTTCTCCTCCCCCGCCGGGTCGGCCGCTGTGGGCGGCGCCGCTTGGGAGAAGCAAGTGAGGCACTCCTCCACGCCCCGCCGTCCGAATGGGTTCTCCATCCTCGTGACGGGGGCTGCCGGGTTCGTCGGGGCTCACTGCTCGCTCGCACTCAAGAAGCGCGGGGACGGAGTGCTCGGCCTCGACAACTTCAACAACTACTATGACCCGTCCCTCAAGCGCTCTCGGCAAGCTCTCCTCGCCAAGCACCAG ATCTTCATCATCGAGGGCGATCTGAATGACGGGCTGCTGCTTACCAAGCTCTTGGACGTCGTACCATTCACGCACGTGCTCCACCTAGCAGCACAGGCAGGGGTTAGGTATGCTATGCAGAACCCTCAGTCCTATGTCTCATCCAACATCGCTGGATTCGTGAACCTGCTTGAGGTAGCCAAGAAAGCCAACCCTCAGCCATCGATCGTATGGGCATCCTCGAGCTCCGTCTATGGCCTTAACACGGAGAACCCCTTCTCTGAGTCCCACTGCACCGACCAGCCGGCTAGCCTCTATGCTGCTACCAAGAAGGCAGGGGAGGAGATCGCCCACACGTATAACCACATTTACGGTCTTTCCCTAACCGGCCTGAGGTTCTTCACCGTTTATGGACCGTGGGGCCGTCCGGACATGGCCTACTTCTTCTTCACTAAGGACATTCTGCAGGGGAAGCAGATCGATGTGTACCAGACCCAGGATGAGAAGGAGGTGGCACGCGACTTCACCTACATCGACGACGTTGTAAAGGGCTGCTTGGGGGCTTTGGACACCGCGGAGAAGAGCACTGGAAGTGGCGGAAAGAAGCGAGGCCAGGCTCAGCTCCGAGTTTATAACCTGGGAAACACATCCCCGGTGCCGGTGGGGCGACTCGTCTCGATCCTGGAGGGCCTTCTCAACACGAAGGCTAAGAAGCACGTGATCAAGATGCCCAGGAATGGGGATGTGCCCTTCACGCACGCGAACGTCAGCCTGGCCTATCGCGACTTCGGATACAAGCCCACCACCGATCTCGCCACAGGATTGAGGAAGTTTGTCAAGTGGTACGTCAATTACTACGGTATCCAATCGAAGGTAAAGAAGGACATAGACTCCACCACGAGCAACAACGAGTCCAACTGA